A single genomic interval of Deltaproteobacteria bacterium harbors:
- the ilvD gene encoding dihydroxy-acid dehydratase, whose amino-acid sequence MRSDAMKKGLERAPHRSLFKAMGYTDSELERPLIGVANSANEVIPGHIHLHEIGKAVKKGIRMAGGTPMEFNTIGICDGIAMGHGGMKYSLGSRELIADSVEVMARAYPFDGLVLVADCDKIVPGMMMAMARLNIPAIVVSGGPMLAGWYHGKEVDLITVFEAVGRVATGEMSLEELSEIESVACPGPGSCAGMFTANSMNCCSEALGIALPGNGTIPAIDNARLRLAQEAGQKVMELVDKGIRPRDLLTQEAFANAIAVDMAFGGSTNTALHLPAIAHEVGLKIDLDIFNQISQKTPHLCNLSPGGPHHVQDLHRAGGIPALMKELSRGGLLNTELLTVTGKTVGENIVSSSINNSEVIRPLDNPYHATGGLVFLFGNLAPDGGVVKASAVAPEMLRHQGPARVFESEEDALRAILAKEIVKGEVIVIRYEGPKGGPGMREMLAPTSAIAGIGMDKEVSLITDGRFSGGTRGAAIGHISPEAAEGGTIAVVRDGDIIEIDIPAKRLQLHLTEEEIKQRLKDWRSPEPKIKSGYMYRYAQMVSSASTGAVFRER is encoded by the coding sequence ATGCGTTCGGACGCCATGAAAAAGGGTCTAGAAAGGGCCCCACACCGATCCCTCTTCAAGGCTATGGGTTATACCGATAGTGAGTTGGAACGGCCGCTGATCGGTGTGGCCAACTCGGCAAATGAGGTTATTCCTGGTCACATCCACCTGCATGAGATCGGTAAGGCCGTCAAGAAAGGAATACGGATGGCCGGCGGGACCCCCATGGAGTTTAACACCATCGGGATCTGTGATGGAATCGCCATGGGTCATGGGGGGATGAAGTACTCCTTGGGTTCCCGAGAACTCATTGCCGATTCGGTGGAGGTTATGGCCAGGGCGTACCCCTTTGACGGATTGGTCTTGGTCGCCGACTGTGACAAGATCGTTCCGGGAATGATGATGGCCATGGCGCGGCTGAACATCCCTGCTATTGTAGTGAGTGGTGGACCAATGCTCGCAGGCTGGTATCATGGCAAAGAGGTAGACCTCATCACGGTCTTTGAAGCGGTGGGAAGGGTGGCAACAGGTGAGATGTCCCTAGAGGAGCTTTCGGAAATAGAGTCTGTTGCCTGCCCTGGACCAGGTTCTTGCGCTGGGATGTTCACGGCCAATTCCATGAATTGTTGCTCCGAGGCCTTGGGGATTGCCCTGCCTGGCAACGGAACCATACCGGCAATAGACAATGCGCGATTGCGCCTTGCGCAGGAGGCCGGACAGAAGGTGATGGAGCTTGTCGACAAGGGGATACGGCCTCGTGACCTCCTGACCCAAGAGGCCTTTGCCAATGCCATAGCGGTCGATATGGCCTTTGGTGGTTCCACGAACACTGCGCTGCACCTGCCAGCCATCGCCCATGAGGTGGGTCTGAAGATAGACCTGGATATCTTCAACCAGATCAGCCAAAAGACCCCCCATCTGTGTAACCTCTCACCAGGGGGACCCCACCATGTCCAGGACCTCCATCGGGCCGGAGGGATCCCTGCACTCATGAAGGAATTGTCGAGAGGAGGGTTACTCAATACAGAGCTTTTAACCGTTACCGGAAAAACAGTAGGGGAGAATATAGTATCGTCTTCTATCAATAACTCAGAGGTGATAAGGCCCTTGGACAATCCCTATCACGCCACTGGGGGGCTTGTTTTCCTCTTCGGTAATTTGGCGCCGGATGGCGGGGTGGTCAAGGCCTCGGCTGTCGCCCCGGAGATGCTTAGACATCAAGGACCCGCCAGGGTCTTTGAATCTGAAGAGGACGCCTTAAGGGCCATCCTAGCCAAGGAGATCGTCAAAGGAGAGGTGATCGTCATCCGCTATGAAGGGCCCAAAGGGGGGCCAGGGATGAGGGAGATGCTTGCCCCTACCTCAGCGATCGCTGGCATCGGGATGGACAAGGAGGTATCCCTGATAACCGATGGCAGGTTCTCTGGTGGAACCAGAGGAGCCGCCATAGGGCATATCTCCCCCGAGGCTGCTGAAGGGGGAACCATCGCCGTGGTACGGGATGGGGATATCATCGAGATCGACATCCCAGCAAAAAGGTTGCAGCTTCACCTAACAGAGGAGGAGATAAAACAACGGCTCAAAGACTGGAGAAGCCCTGAACCAAAGATAAAATCCGGATATATGTACAGGTATGCACAGATGGTCAGCTCAGCTAGTACCGGGGCGGTCTTTCGCGAAAGATAG
- a CDS encoding DUF89 family protein: MKAYPDCIPCLLKFTTDTAKKATSNTDLLQEISLEGLRIILEHGFAAMPPQIAQAINRMIKEKTGVNDPYRKDRQDHNHLAMRLYPSLKGEIRNAPDPLRAALRAAAAGNRIDSVCLDEGVDVRGAIQRSLTEDFGIDHHEEIKEALRTASTLLFVGDNAGEIVFDKVLIEEIQRHHPQLTVTYVVKGGPIINDATMDDAREVGMEDVAEVIANGDDAPGTILDQCCTEMRELFQKANVVMVKGQGNFETLEEEKRDRVFFLLQVKCPVIAQHIGTQVGDLALYCKPS; encoded by the coding sequence ATGAAAGCATACCCAGATTGTATCCCCTGCCTTCTGAAGTTCACCACTGATACGGCCAAAAAGGCCACCTCAAACACAGACCTCCTGCAGGAGATCTCCCTGGAAGGCCTGCGCATTATCCTCGAGCATGGTTTTGCGGCTATGCCCCCCCAGATTGCCCAGGCCATTAATAGGATGATCAAAGAGAAAACAGGGGTTAATGACCCCTACCGAAAGGATAGGCAGGATCACAATCACCTGGCCATGCGCCTATATCCGTCTTTAAAGGGTGAGATTAGGAACGCCCCTGACCCCTTAAGGGCGGCCCTCAGGGCGGCTGCTGCAGGCAACAGGATAGACTCCGTCTGTCTCGATGAAGGTGTGGATGTAAGGGGGGCCATCCAAAGGAGCCTAACCGAAGATTTTGGCATCGACCATCATGAAGAGATCAAGGAGGCCCTCAGGACTGCCTCAACCCTCCTCTTTGTAGGGGATAATGCAGGGGAGATCGTCTTCGACAAGGTCCTAATAGAGGAGATCCAACGTCACCACCCCCAACTAACGGTTACTTATGTTGTAAAGGGTGGCCCTATCATCAATGATGCCACCATGGATGACGCCCGAGAGGTTGGTATGGAAGATGTGGCCGAGGTCATCGCCAATGGGGATGACGCCCCAGGTACTATCTTAGACCAATGTTGCACCGAGATGAGAGAACTCTTCCAGAAGGCCAATGTGGTAATGGTCAAAGGACAGGGAAATTTTGAGACCCTGGAAGAGGAAAAAAGGGATAGAGTATTCTTCCTCCTGCAGGTCAAATGCCCGGTGATCGCCCAGCATATCGGGACCCAAGTAGGTGATCTCGCCCTTTATTGCAAACCTTCTTAA